The genomic DNA AATAAAGTTTCTTCTTTCGCCTATATTAAATCGAAATATTTATTGTTGGCAATTACAAGTTTTATTGGATATATTCTTTCATTACCATGCCTGTTTATAAATTACGAATTTGGATTCCCTATGACTGCAATGTTATTTTACAACATAGGAATATCATCAATTATATTATTATTTATTGGGACATACAACAAATTGAGTATTGATATGAAACAAAGCCAGTTTATGAATTATCAGGGAATAACTATTGTTAATTCTTTGTTTTTTGTTATACCCTTAGGATTTCCAATTTTAATTTATTTTTTATTCAATTTATTAGGATTTTCGCAGTATGTTTTTTATACATTAGGCGTGATAGGATTGATAGGGATCATGTTCAATCAATATCTTATACAAATTGTAGTCAATCAATTCGTGAAAAGGAAATACATAATGACATATAGTTTTAGGCAAAAATAGTATGATATGATAGAAATTAGCAATCTTAGGAAGATTTATAAGCAGAAAATAGCGTTGGCAATAGATAGCCTAAGTATAAATGAACATGAATGTGTTGGTCTTGTTGGTAATAATGGAGCTGGAAAAACAACAATGTTAAGTTTGATATTAGATTTGATTGAGCCAACAAACGGTTTTGTTAAATCAAAAAATAAATTGGTTTCAAAATTTGACGATTGGAAAAATTATACGGGTTCGTATTTAGACGAAAGATTCTTGATTCCTTATTTAACTCCAATGGAATTTTTTGAGTTCATCGCATGTTTGCATGGTAAAAACAGTTCTGATATTAATAACTTTTTAAACGAGAATGCAAATTTTTATACAGATGATATTTTATCAAAAAAATATATTAGAGAACTTTCATCAGGAAATAAAAACAAAATAGGTATTTTGGCCTCATTACTATCTGAGCCTGAAATATTGATTCTTGATGAGCCTTTTGCTAATTTGGATCCGAGTTCTCAGTCATGGCTTAAAATGAAATTAAAAAGCCTACATGATAAAGGTATTACAATGATTATATCAAGTCACGATTTAAAACACGTAACGGAAATTTGTAGCAGAATATTATTACTGGAAAAAGGAATAATTATAAATGATAAAAACACCAATATAGACACTTTATCTGAGTTGGAAAATTACTTTAATGTGAGATAAATGGTAAGTGATTGGCGTATGTGTTAACCTTGCTTGAAAATGAATTTGTTGAAAGATAGTAGCATATAGCTTTCATTTGATTAGGAATGATATAAATTATTGTAATTTGATAATGCAAAAGGAAATAGATAATGAAATATTAATTGCGCCCTGTGGCATGAACTGTGCTATTTGCATGGCATACCTTCGTGATAAAAATGTATGCAAAGGATGTTGGAGCAAGATTGGTTATAAAGCAAAGACCTGTGCTCGTTGTATCATTAAAAATTGTGAACTGTTAAATAAAACGGAATCTAAATTTTGTTACGATTGCGAGAAATATCCATGCCTTCGGTTAAAGCAATTAGACAAGAGATACAGAACCAAGTATAAAATGAGCATGATCGAAAACCTTGAAAATATTAAGAAAATTGGATTGCTGAAATTCATTCAAAACGAGAATGCACGATGGGCTTGCAAAAAATGCGGTAGTACAATATGCGTGCATCGTAAAATTTGTTTTAAATGTGGAACAATAGTAAAATATAATTTATGAACCCGGAACTGGAAACCAAAAGATTGAAAATTATTCCACTAACCTATGAACAGCTGGATTTATATGTGCAGACAAATTATATTTTAGAAGAACAATTTAATTTAACTAAAGCTAAAAGAGAAATTCCGCCTGAACTTATAGCGGCTTTGAATAAAGATATATTACCCGCTGTTGCTGATGATAAGAAAAATTATTTATTTTTCACATTGTGGATAATTATTGACAAAGTGCTGAATCAAATGGTAGCAGATATTTGTTTTAAAGGAGAACCAAATGATAAGGGCGAAGTAGAGATCGGGTATGGAACATATGACGCATTCAAAGGTAAAGGTTACATGACTGAAGCTATTGAAGCCATTGCCAATTGGGCGTTTAGGCAACCTAATATAAAATCAATAATTGCAGAAACACAGCAAACTAATTTAGCTTCACATCGTGTTTTGGTGAAAAATAATTTTAAACTGTTTAATAAAGCAGATGAAATGATTTGGTGGAAACTTGAGCAATATCCACGTTAATACGAGTTGTCAGGCACACTTCAGAATTTTAATACTCATATTTCTTTCCCCACAATGCCCGTAATCGTTGACGAATTTCGTCTTCACGAGAATTTTTTCCGGGTTCATAAAACTTTTTCCCTTTTATTTTTTCAGGAAGATATTCCATATCAATAAAATTATTTTCATAGCTGTGAGCATATTTATATCCTTTATGATAACCTAATTCTTTCATCAGTTTTGTAGGGGCATTACGTATATGTAAAGGAACAGTGAGGTCGCCGGAATTTTCAGTTTCTGCTAATGCATTTTCAATTGCCATGTACGATGCGTTGCTTTTTACTGATGTGGCAAGGTATACAGCAGTCTGACTTAAAATGATTCTGCATTCGGGATACCCGATAACATCAATAGCCTGGAAACATGAATTGGCTAATAACAGTGCGTTGGGATTTGCATTACCAATATCTTCGGAAGCCATTATCAACATACGGCGTGCAATAAATTTCGGATCCTCGCCGGCAGCAATCATTCGTGCAAGATAGTATACTGCTGCATTTGGGTCACTGCCGCGCAATGATTTGATGAAGGCTGAAATAATATCGTAATGCTGTTCACCTTTTTTATCATACAATGCAATATTTTTCTGAATGATTTTTAAAACCATTTCATCGCTGATTACAATATTTTTTTCTTTACTGTTCTGAACAACAAGCTCAATTGCGTTTAAAAGCTTTCTTGCATCACCTCCTGAAATCCTTAGCAGCGCTTCGTTTTCCGCAATTGCTATTTTTTTATTTATTTCTTTTTCTAAAAATATTCTAGCTTTTTCAAGAAGCAAAAGCAAATCATCTTTTTCGAGTTCTTTTAAAATATAAACCTGGCAGCGTGACAGGAGAGGCGATATGACTTCGAAAGAAGGATTCTCGGTTGTTGCGCCAATTAATGTAACAATGCCTTTCTCCACTGCACCTAATAGCGAATCCTGTTGTGATTTGCTGAAGCGATGAATTTCATCAATAAATAATACAGCATGTTCTGTATCTTTTTTTGCTTTCTCGAAAACTTCACGAACATCTTTCACTCCGCTATTTACTGCGCTAAGCGTGTAAAACGGACGATTCAATTGTTGTGAAATTATAAATGCCAGCGTTGTTTTTCCGACTCCCGGAGGTCCCCAGAAAATCATACTCGGAATATTATCTGCTTCGATAGCTTTACGTAAAATGGCATCTTCACCAACAAGATGTTTCTGTCCGATGTAATCATTTAACGTTGTCGGACGAAGTTTTTCAGCTAAGGGAATAGAATTCATAAAAAATATTTTTTGAAAAAAAAGGCTTTGAATTCTCAAACGAGATTCAAAGCCTTTTTATAATTATTTGTTATTTTAAAATTTTACTTTCGGAGCTTTTTTAGCGCCTTCGTCGGCAGCAAAATAAGCCTTTTCATCAAATCCGCACATTCCGGATACAATGTTGTTTGGGAATTTTTTTATGTACGTGTTGTAATCCCTGGCTACTTCATTGAACTTGGCTCTTGTTGCTACAATAGAATCTTCGGTAGATTCCAACTGTGTTTGCAATGACAAAAAATTTGTATTGGCTTTTAATTCAGGGTATGCTTCAACAGCCACTAGTAGTCTGCTTAATGAAGTGTTTAAATTATCCTGAGCACTCTGGAATTCTTTTAATGAAGCATCATCAAGTTTATCTGCATTGATATTTACAGATGTTGCTTTTGCTCTTGCTTCTGTAACTGCTGTGAAAGTTGTTCTTTCGTGAGTAGCATAGCCTTTTACCGTTTCAACAAGGTTTTCAATAAGGTCAGCTCTTCGCTGATATTTATTCTCAACTTGTGCCCATTGTGTTTTTACGTTTTGTTCTTTTGAAACCATCTTGTTGTATTTTATACATCCTGGAATAAATAAAATTACAAGTAATACGACAACAATAAAAAGTATCATTGTAGTTCCAAGGCAACCGGTTTTAGGTTTTATTGGGGGCTTTGGTGCGTTGAAATTCATATTCCCCGCAGCAGTAGGAGTGTTTTGTTCCATGTCAAAATATTTTATGAATTAGCAATG from Bacteroidales bacterium includes the following:
- a CDS encoding ABC transporter ATP-binding protein yields the protein MIEISNLRKIYKQKIALAIDSLSINEHECVGLVGNNGAGKTTMLSLILDLIEPTNGFVKSKNKLVSKFDDWKNYTGSYLDERFLIPYLTPMEFFEFIACLHGKNSSDINNFLNENANFYTDDILSKKYIRELSSGNKNKIGILASLLSEPEILILDEPFANLDPSSQSWLKMKLKSLHDKGITMIISSHDLKHVTEICSRILLLEKGIIINDKNTNIDTLSELENYFNVR
- a CDS encoding DUF3795 domain-containing protein, producing MQKEIDNEILIAPCGMNCAICMAYLRDKNVCKGCWSKIGYKAKTCARCIIKNCELLNKTESKFCYDCEKYPCLRLKQLDKRYRTKYKMSMIENLENIKKIGLLKFIQNENARWACKKCGSTICVHRKICFKCGTIVKYNL
- a CDS encoding GNAT family N-acetyltransferase → MNPELETKRLKIIPLTYEQLDLYVQTNYILEEQFNLTKAKREIPPELIAALNKDILPAVADDKKNYLFFTLWIIIDKVLNQMVADICFKGEPNDKGEVEIGYGTYDAFKGKGYMTEAIEAIANWAFRQPNIKSIIAETQQTNLASHRVLVKNNFKLFNKADEMIWWKLEQYPR
- a CDS encoding replication-associated recombination protein A: MNSIPLAEKLRPTTLNDYIGQKHLVGEDAILRKAIEADNIPSMIFWGPPGVGKTTLAFIISQQLNRPFYTLSAVNSGVKDVREVFEKAKKDTEHAVLFIDEIHRFSKSQQDSLLGAVEKGIVTLIGATTENPSFEVISPLLSRCQVYILKELEKDDLLLLLEKARIFLEKEINKKIAIAENEALLRISGGDARKLLNAIELVVQNSKEKNIVISDEMVLKIIQKNIALYDKKGEQHYDIISAFIKSLRGSDPNAAVYYLARMIAAGEDPKFIARRMLIMASEDIGNANPNALLLANSCFQAIDVIGYPECRIILSQTAVYLATSVKSNASYMAIENALAETENSGDLTVPLHIRNAPTKLMKELGYHKGYKYAHSYENNFIDMEYLPEKIKGKKFYEPGKNSREDEIRQRLRALWGKKYEY
- a CDS encoding LemA family protein, with the translated sequence MILFIVVVLLVILFIPGCIKYNKMVSKEQNVKTQWAQVENKYQRRADLIENLVETVKGYATHERTTFTAVTEARAKATSVNINADKLDDASLKEFQSAQDNLNTSLSRLLVAVEAYPELKANTNFLSLQTQLESTEDSIVATRAKFNEVARDYNTYIKKFPNNIVSGMCGFDEKAYFAADEGAKKAPKVKF